From one Sparus aurata chromosome 16, fSpaAur1.1, whole genome shotgun sequence genomic stretch:
- the commd8 gene encoding COMM domain-containing protein 8, which yields MVDTLSRVPVTDCVKLCHRVVDGLCGRQRPSRRDYSTIWSPEEWLDLLNSLTAVCRLAVGNNSSDEEVLAGLSGVGSSSHAEAVLSVLRARREEIRRSLLDRTNSISSATLQDFDWQLKVALSSDKISSLHTPLLSLSLDVKENSALRSFTMEMNREELNTLVSSLEAANKVVLQLK from the exons ATGGTGGACACACTGAGCAGGGTCCCCGTCACTGACTGTGTCAAA CTTTGTCACAGGGTGGTGGATGGACTGTGTGGGCGGCAGCGTCCCTCCAGGAGAGATTACAGTACCATTTGGAGCCCAGAGGAGTGGCTGGACCTGCTCAACTCCCTGACTGCCGTCTGTCGCCTGGCGGTGGGGAACAACAGCTCGGATGAAGAG GTGCTGGCCGGGCTGTCGGGggtgggcagcagcagccacGCAGAGGCGGTGCTGAGTGTGCTGAGAGCCCGACGAGAGGAGATTCGCCGCTCTCTGCTGGACAGAACCAACTCCATTTCCTCTGCTACACTGCAGGACTTTGACTGGCAGCTTAAG GTAGCTCTGTCCAGTGATAAGATCTCGTCTCTCCACACTCCTCTGCTTAGTCTCAGTCTGGATGTGAAAGAGAACAGTGCCCTGCGGTCTTTCACCATGGAGATGAACAGAGAGGAGTTGAACACACTTGTCAGTTCACTAGAGGCTGCTAATAAG